The DNA region GGTGGGGGGAACAAGTTTGATTTCAGGTCTTGTTGAAGCCGTCAGTGAAACCCTGGGTGGAATTGACGTTATAGTTCCTGAATATTCCCAACACATCGGTGCTGTAGGCGCAGCTCTTCTCGTATCGGGAATGGGACACAGGCAGGATAACAAATAAGAAGAGTTGGTTATATGTTAGTTGAATGCTATGATGAGAAAGGCGCAGAGGTTTATGAAATCATCATAAAGCAGATTTTCCAGGATTTGGTTCTGGGTACGGCCGTTGATGATTTAAAAGCTTTTGTCAATCCTGACGATCCTGTATTTATATTAGCTATTAAAATGAAAAAGACTTCAACCGTCGTTGAATTCAAGGATGTCGCCACTTTTACTTATGTTAAGGAAAACGACATAACAAGCATCTTCATTGAGGATGAAAATTACCTTCCGAACATCTTGAAAAGGTTATGGAGGATGTTTTCAA from Methanobrevibacter millerae includes:
- a CDS encoding methanogenesis marker 17 protein, yielding MLVECYDEKGAEVYEIIIKQIFQDLVLGTAVDDLKAFVNPDDPVFILAIKMKKTSTVVEFKDVATFTYVKENDITSIFIEDENYLPNILKRLWRMFSRDEIYQPNRFTIEISGNQMNLETLIIDDPKSNLQRRIYDAIFRILPEGFKIIKDMSTKDIVAVVATDELIMDAWIEKANVYISELENGM